The DNA sequence GATCTCAACAGTAACGAAGAAAGCACTCGTGGTTCTCGAGATGGCCAAGCGCCGTGGGCGGTTCTGTTGACAGACCATTGGTCCTGAGCCAATGCCCGGAGGGAATGAGAGCCTAGGCCAGCTCGTCGGGATGGCCTGAGAGCGGGAGATGCGGTGCCACTGGGAAGGAGCTGCCGGTTCTTCCTCAGCTTGGAGAGGGCAGAGAGCATCGACTGGCAGTTCTTTGGCGCATAGGCGTTGACGTCGTTGTTCCAATAGCCCTAGACTTCATCGACTGGCAGTTCTGAAAGTGTTCCTGCCCAAGTTGAGCTCTCCTCCGCGGAGTAGTCGTGACCATACCAGTGCTTCGTGCCGTGGCTTGCGGACGGAAGGAGAAGATTAATCCCCTTCTCCTGCACAATGTGTCCTTTGATATCATGGGCAAGTGCAGCCTCTGCGGTGATGACGAGAAGCATATCTCTTTCAATCTTAGCCTATGCTCTGCCTGTGCGAGAAAGAGAGAGTCGAGGGAGATAGCGGAGCGAGTGCATCAGAAATCTATTGAAGGTTTCTCGCTCAGGAAGCCAAGCGGGACTGGCTCTGCATGCAGTCAATGCGTGAATCACTGCCACATGTCCGAGAACGAGAGAGGACTCTGCGGCCTGAGGAGCAATCAGGGAGGAGTGGTCCGTCCCCTGCTCTCAGAAGAGGCGGTGGTGGATTGGTACTACGATCCCCTGCCAACCAACTGCGTGGCCGAGTGGATATGTCCCGCCACTGAGGGAAACGCTCTGGGGAAGAACCTCGCGGTGTTCTTCCACGGCTGTACCTTCGATTGCGTGTTCTGCCAGAACTGGCAACACAAGATGGGAGTGAAAGAGCTCAAGCCTCGGAGGACTGTGGACCAGCTAGTGCGAGCTATCGATCACGACACGCATTGCATCTGCTTCTTCGGTGGAGACCCTACCCCACAGCTCGAGTATGCGTTCCAAGCTTGTGAGAAGCTGATTGAGAAAGGAAAGGGAGTCCCAAGGATCTGCTGGGAGACCAACGGCTCCATGTCACCTGACCTGGCCAAGAGGATCACGGAGTACTCGTTTCGGACAGGCGGGACTGTCAAGTTCGATTTGAAGGCCATTGACGAGAACCTCCACTTTGCCCTGTGCGGTACATCCAACAAGCAGACCCTGCACAACTTCCTCGCTCTGTCGAAGCGTTTGGTGGAATTTGGACGGCCCTTCCTAGTGGCCAGCACATTGCTTGTTCCGGGCTATGTCGATGCAAAGGAGGTTGGAAGTATTGCCAGATTCGTTGCAGATCTGAATCCGGAAATCCCGTACTCCCTGCTTGCATTCCATCCGGACTACTTGATGACCGATCTCCCGTTCACATCTAAGGCCGAAGCTGATGCAGCCCTTGCTGCCGCTCGGGGTGCGGGCCTTAGAAATGTGCACGTGGGGAATGTTCACATATTGGATTGAGGATCGCTGGACAAGGCCAGTCGTCTGACTTTTTCTTGTCTTTCCGCTTCGGCTCGTTGAAGTGGACGGTGAGGTTGCATCAGGAATCCATAGTCTTGCCCAACTGTCTCGGCGAGACTCTTATCGTATTGTATGGAATTAGGTTTCGAGGATGTACGACCCCGCGAAGCTGGCAAAGGAAGTCGAGGAGGTAGTCTGTTCTGGTGACAGAAGACGCTACTACCGGTTCAGGCCCGCCAGGTTCTATGGGGGAATATCCACGGCCGACTGTGTCGGCTGCTGCCTCAGGTGTGTGTTCTGCTGGTCTTTCAGAGAGGTGGCCAATCCTCATAAGTTCGGCAGCATGTACTCTCCCGAGGAAGTCGCGAGCAAGCTTGTCTCGATGGCGAAGAGGAAAGGTTTTCGGCAGATAAGGGTGAGTGGGAACGAGCCGACAATCGGCCGGGAGCACCTGATCAAAGTGCTCGAGCTCATACCTGCTCAGTACCTCTTCATACTCGAGACGAACGGCATCCTGGTAGGCAGCGATCCCAGCTATGCGGACGAGCTGTCGAGGTTTCCAAATCTCCACGTGAGGGTGAGCTTGAAGGGTGCGTCGGAAGAGGAATTCTCGAGATTGACTGGGGCGGTGCCGGAGGGATTCGAGCTGCAGCTCAATGCATTAGAGAATCTGAGAAGACATGGCGTAAGAACGCATGCAGCGTGCATGGTCAGCTTCAGCAATGAAGAGAGTGTGCGTTCCTTGAGGCGGAGGCTAGGGAGTATTGATCCCGAGTTCGAGGATTTCGAGGTTGAGGAGCTGATACTCTATCCTTCCGTCGAGGCGAGGCTGCAGAAATCTGGAGTGAACTACTTCACATCGCACATGCCAGACAGAGTCCCTCCGGAGCAGGTGTGAGCTAGCTATGAACCCGGCTTCCGAGGCATTCGAACTCGCTCAATGCTCACACCTGAGCATTTGGCGCTCATCGCTCATGAAGTCTGCCAGGCGATGAATGACTCCGTGCAACAGACTTGAAATACTAAGAGGCTGCATAGTAATGAACCCCCCTAGACAAGACATGGTTTTAGGCATCCGTTCGGAGACGTCATTTCCATGATCTTGCCAAGAGTGTGGGAGGAGGAAATGTAGATGGAGCAAGAGTTTAGCGTCAAGCTGCCCAACAAGCCAGGAGAGGTCGCTCGATTGACGGAGAAGCTGCATGAGGCAAACATAAACATAAGAGCCATTTCGACCGAGCCCCATGCCGAGGTCGTGCGCCTTGTGAGTGC is a window from the Candidatus Thermoplasmatota archaeon genome containing:
- a CDS encoding radical SAM protein, with the protein product MGKCSLCGDDEKHISFNLSLCSACARKRESREIAERVHQKSIEGFSLRKPSGTGSACSQCVNHCHMSENERGLCGLRSNQGGVVRPLLSEEAVVDWYYDPLPTNCVAEWICPATEGNALGKNLAVFFHGCTFDCVFCQNWQHKMGVKELKPRRTVDQLVRAIDHDTHCICFFGGDPTPQLEYAFQACEKLIEKGKGVPRICWETNGSMSPDLAKRITEYSFRTGGTVKFDLKAIDENLHFALCGTSNKQTLHNFLALSKRLVEFGRPFLVASTLLVPGYVDAKEVGSIARFVADLNPEIPYSLLAFHPDYLMTDLPFTSKAEADAALAAARGAGLRNVHVGNVHILD
- a CDS encoding radical SAM protein, with product MYDPAKLAKEVEEVVCSGDRRRYYRFRPARFYGGISTADCVGCCLRCVFCWSFREVANPHKFGSMYSPEEVASKLVSMAKRKGFRQIRVSGNEPTIGREHLIKVLELIPAQYLFILETNGILVGSDPSYADELSRFPNLHVRVSLKGASEEEFSRLTGAVPEGFELQLNALENLRRHGVRTHAACMVSFSNEESVRSLRRRLGSIDPEFEDFEVEELILYPSVEARLQKSGVNYFTSHMPDRVPPEQV